From the Streptobacillus felis genome, one window contains:
- the pdxS gene encoding pyridoxal 5'-phosphate synthase lyase subunit PdxS, producing MENNRYELNKNLAQMLKGGVIMDVSTPEQAIIAERAGACAVMALERIPADIRAVGGVARMSDPAMIKSIQEVVSIPVMAKARIGHFVEAQILEAIEIDYIDESEVLTPADDVLHINKKDFKVPFVCGAKDLGEALRRINEGASMIRTKGEPGTGDIVQAVRHMRAMQNEIRRIASLDERELYNVAKELQVPYDLLRYVYENKKLPVVNFAAGGVATPADAALMMQLGAEGVFVGSGIFKSGDPEARARAIVKAVTNYNDPKVLAEVSSNLGEAMVGINESEIKILMAERGK from the coding sequence ATGGAAAATAACAGATATGAACTTAATAAAAATTTAGCACAAATGTTAAAAGGTGGAGTTATAATGGATGTATCTACACCAGAACAAGCAATAATTGCTGAAAGAGCTGGAGCATGTGCAGTAATGGCATTAGAAAGAATACCTGCAGATATAAGAGCAGTTGGAGGAGTAGCTAGAATGAGTGATCCTGCGATGATAAAAAGTATACAAGAAGTAGTAAGTATTCCTGTAATGGCAAAAGCTAGAATTGGACATTTTGTAGAAGCTCAAATATTAGAGGCAATAGAAATAGATTATATAGATGAATCTGAAGTATTAACGCCAGCAGACGATGTTTTACATATAAATAAAAAAGATTTTAAAGTTCCTTTTGTTTGTGGAGCAAAAGATTTAGGTGAAGCATTAAGAAGAATTAATGAAGGTGCATCTATGATAAGAACTAAAGGTGAACCTGGAACAGGTGATATAGTACAAGCAGTTAGACATATGAGGGCTATGCAAAATGAAATAAGAAGAATCGCTTCTTTAGATGAAAGAGAGTTATATAATGTTGCTAAAGAACTACAAGTTCCATATGATTTATTAAGATATGTTTATGAAAATAAAAAATTACCAGTAGTTAATTTTGCAGCAGGTGGAGTAGCTACTCCTGCAGATGCAGCATTAATGATGCAACTTGGAGCAGAAGGTGTATTTGTTGGTTCTGGTATATTTAAATCTGGAGATCCAGAAGCAAGAGCAAGAGCTATAGTAAAAGCAGTAACAAACTATAATGATCCTAAAGTTTTAGCAGAGGTATCAAGTAATCTAGGTGAAGCTATGGTAGGAATTAACGAATCTGAAATTAAAATTTTAATGGCTGAAAGAGGGAAATAG
- a CDS encoding class I SAM-dependent methyltransferase codes for MNHYYTNNTDLKTNRKEMQIEFLNRKYTFITDIGVFSKNKLDFGTEVMLEEFIKNNKKNKFSLLDIGCGYGTVSVILSKFFNDSFYTLTDVNDRALELAELNCVNNLVNNYNIFKSSSFENINESFDVIISNPPIRAGKSTIFDIYENSFKYLNFDGEFYCVIQTKHGAKSTEKKLLEIFGNCKTLGIHSGYRVYYCKKEK; via the coding sequence ATGAATCACTATTATACAAACAACACTGATTTAAAAACAAATAGAAAAGAAATGCAAATAGAATTTTTGAATAGAAAATACACCTTTATTACAGATATAGGTGTATTTTCTAAAAATAAGTTAGATTTTGGTACAGAGGTAATGCTTGAAGAATTTATAAAAAATAATAAAAAGAATAAGTTTTCTTTATTAGATATAGGTTGTGGATATGGAACAGTTAGTGTCATCTTATCTAAATTTTTTAATGATTCGTTTTATACATTAACTGATGTTAATGATAGAGCTTTAGAACTTGCAGAATTAAACTGTGTTAATAATTTGGTTAATAATTATAATATTTTTAAATCAAGTTCTTTTGAAAATATAAATGAAAGTTTTGATGTAATAATATCAAATCCACCAATTAGAGCAGGGAAATCAACTATATTTGATATTTATGAAAATTCATTTAAATATTTAAATTTTGATGGGGAATTTTATTGTGTAATTCAAACTAAGCATGGAGCTAAAAGTACTGAAAAAAAACTATTAGAAATATTTGGAAATTGTAAAACTTTAGGAATACATTCAGGTTATAGGGTTTATTATTGTAAAAAGGAAAAATAA
- the sppA gene encoding signal peptide peptidase SppA — MFIFKFLKNLFVYTLKKIYSFFVYIFLLFIVFTAIIGGLLVKEEIHTNNTNILISDIYFPGEDKFSNSIKYIEGKEISFSDIYSSLDLIASDDEVQNIFINLDTTAFSPTQLEELDTVLDKIKKSNKKIYAYGTVINNRNYGIATYANEIIMPDTQNSDIILTGYSNSNKYYKDLFDKYGFKFEVIHVGTHKSFGQNYVRNSISEEEKETLTRILDKRLNNFIEKNSNARKINSETFKDKLLNGEYAYISPEKARDLSLIDHLMFYDKLSEKIELNEENTTPIQVYAEKKVKEINTSSNKIAVIYLDGDISEYNNNPSIPFISYDNFNYKMEKAEKLDGLKGIVIRINSPGGSAIEAKQIYERIMNSKVPVYISIGDIAASGGYYISSAGDKRFINPSSLTGSIGVVSMIPKYYGTLQKFGINIDGVNKGKYIGLLDPEKELNDEERNVYQRKLQDVYEEFKNDILSNNKKLTPDSLESIAQGKVWLGSEALNLKLVDEFGGLNHTINSLQKDLKLNEDYNIVNIYSEQNYEDVFSLFNRFFIKFKLKNKKIEAINQIEEKLQFILNQKGKAMYYSDILPLEY, encoded by the coding sequence ATGTTTATTTTTAAATTTTTAAAAAATCTTTTTGTTTATACTTTAAAGAAAATTTATTCTTTTTTTGTATATATTTTCCTGTTATTCATAGTATTTACAGCAATAATCGGAGGATTACTAGTTAAGGAAGAAATTCATACAAATAATACTAACATACTTATTTCTGATATATACTTCCCTGGAGAAGATAAATTTTCAAATTCTATAAAATACATAGAAGGAAAAGAAATAAGTTTTTCAGATATATATTCATCACTTGATTTAATTGCATCAGATGATGAAGTACAAAACATATTTATTAACTTGGATACTACTGCATTTTCTCCTACACAGCTTGAAGAATTAGATACTGTTTTAGATAAAATCAAAAAATCAAATAAAAAAATATACGCATATGGTACTGTAATAAATAATAGGAATTATGGTATTGCAACTTATGCTAACGAAATAATAATGCCTGATACACAAAATTCAGATATTATACTAACTGGTTATTCAAATAGCAATAAATATTATAAAGATTTATTTGATAAATATGGATTTAAATTTGAAGTAATACATGTAGGAACACATAAAAGTTTCGGGCAGAATTATGTTAGAAATAGTATAAGTGAAGAAGAAAAAGAAACATTAACTAGAATACTTGATAAGAGATTAAATAATTTCATAGAGAAAAATTCGAATGCTAGAAAAATTAATTCAGAAACATTTAAAGATAAATTATTAAATGGAGAATATGCATATATTAGTCCTGAGAAAGCAAGAGATTTATCACTTATAGATCATTTAATGTTCTATGATAAATTATCTGAAAAAATAGAACTAAATGAAGAAAATACAACACCTATACAAGTATATGCAGAAAAAAAAGTTAAAGAAATAAATACTAGTTCAAATAAAATTGCAGTAATATATTTAGATGGAGATATTTCAGAATACAATAATAATCCTTCTATACCATTCATTTCTTATGATAACTTTAATTATAAAATGGAAAAAGCAGAGAAATTAGATGGTCTAAAAGGTATAGTTATTAGAATCAACTCTCCTGGTGGTTCCGCAATAGAAGCTAAACAAATATATGAAAGAATAATGAATTCTAAAGTTCCAGTATATATTTCTATAGGAGATATAGCCGCAAGTGGTGGTTACTATATCTCTAGTGCTGGGGACAAGAGATTTATTAACCCATCTTCACTAACAGGTTCTATTGGAGTAGTTTCTATGATACCAAAATACTATGGAACTTTACAAAAATTTGGAATTAATATAGATGGAGTAAATAAAGGAAAATATATAGGATTATTAGATCCAGAAAAAGAACTAAATGATGAAGAAAGAAATGTATACCAAAGAAAACTTCAAGATGTTTATGAAGAATTTAAAAACGATATATTAAGCAATAATAAAAAACTTACACCAGATAGTTTAGAATCTATAGCACAAGGTAAAGTTTGGTTAGGGTCAGAGGCACTAAATCTTAAACTAGTTGATGAATTTGGTGGTTTAAATCACACTATTAATTCACTACAAAAAGATTTAAAATTAAATGAAGACTATAATATAGTAAATATATATTCTGAACAAAATTATGAAGATGTATTCTCTTTATTTAATAGATTTTTCATAAAATTTAAACTAAAAAACAAAAAAATTGAAGCAATAAACCAAATAGAAGAAAAATTACAATTTATATTAAATCAAAAAGGTAAGGCAATGTACTATTCTGACATCCTTCCACTTGAATATTAA
- a CDS encoding GNAT family N-acetyltransferase: MIEFKLLDPIKDENILYSIVELEDVIFEGASIGNYNIKPMAKYGRVYALLNGEEIVSVIEVMSSFNRELAYIYGLFTNTKYQNQGMGHKILELVLKELKKIGIKKVQLTTGTGNVKANKLYLDFNFYIKELLKDEYKDGEERYLYEVLI; encoded by the coding sequence ATGATAGAGTTTAAATTATTAGATCCTATTAAGGATGAAAATATATTGTATTCTATAGTTGAACTTGAAGATGTTATATTTGAAGGGGCATCTATAGGTAACTATAATATTAAGCCTATGGCTAAATATGGAAGAGTATACGCTTTGTTAAATGGTGAAGAAATTGTATCAGTAATAGAAGTTATGTCATCTTTTAATAGAGAACTTGCATATATTTATGGATTATTTACTAACACTAAATATCAAAATCAAGGTATGGGTCATAAGATTTTGGAATTAGTATTAAAAGAATTAAAAAAAATAGGTATAAAAAAAGTACAATTAACAACTGGTACGGGAAATGTTAAAGCAAATAAACTTTATCTAGATTTTAATTTCTATATTAAAGAACTTCTTAAAGATGAATACAAGGATGGAGAAGAAAGATATCTTTATGAAGTTTTAATTTAA
- the pdxT gene encoding pyridoxal 5'-phosphate synthase glutaminase subunit PdxT: protein MLIGVLALQGAFAEHKKILDKLNVESFEIRQKKDILKEFDAVILPGGESPVIGKLLKELDIFEELKIKIVNGMPVFGTCAGMILLAKEIENDDRRHLALMDIKVKRNAYGRQLGSFTCSEKFGLIEQFPMVFIRAPHAINAGYNVEVLSVVDDKIVAARQNNILVTAFHPELTDDTRIHEYFIGMVKENDRV from the coding sequence ATGTTGATAGGTGTATTAGCATTACAAGGCGCTTTTGCAGAACATAAAAAAATATTAGATAAATTAAATGTTGAAAGTTTTGAAATAAGACAAAAAAAAGATATTCTTAAAGAATTTGATGCTGTGATCTTACCTGGGGGTGAAAGTCCTGTTATTGGTAAATTACTTAAAGAATTGGATATATTTGAAGAACTTAAAATTAAAATAGTAAATGGTATGCCAGTATTTGGTACTTGTGCAGGAATGATACTACTTGCAAAGGAAATTGAAAATGATGATAGAAGACATTTGGCGCTTATGGATATTAAAGTTAAAAGAAATGCCTATGGTAGACAATTGGGTTCTTTTACATGTAGTGAAAAATTTGGTTTAATAGAACAATTTCCTATGGTATTCATAAGGGCACCTCATGCTATAAATGCAGGTTATAATGTTGAAGTTTTATCTGTAGTAGATGATAAAATAGTTGCAGCTAGACAAAACAATATTCTTGTTACAGCATTTCATCCGGAACTTACTGATGATACTAGAATACATGAATATTTTATAGGAATGGTAAAAGAAAATGATAGAGTTTAA
- the yaaA gene encoding peroxide stress protein YaaA, with protein MKILIPTAKQMKERKEVEKKGISDKSRKVLLSILKVEDLAKFFKIKNEQAIVERKRFEDIKNNRSKEYCALELFDGLMYRNIKRDNLNEVEKKYLKNIFITSSFYGIINVLDNISPHRLDFLNNLDVEGESLKKFWQNEYDDALKNEEIILSLLSSEFEEVFSKEIREKMYKVVFKDNGKIHSTISKKARGMFITKMMEENILDIEEIENIEFEGYKLKEKKERLYIFER; from the coding sequence ATGAAAATATTAATACCTACAGCAAAACAAATGAAGGAAAGAAAAGAAGTTGAAAAAAAGGGAATTAGTGATAAAAGTAGAAAAGTACTTTTATCTATATTAAAAGTTGAAGACTTAGCAAAATTTTTTAAAATTAAAAATGAACAGGCTATAGTTGAAAGAAAAAGATTTGAAGATATTAAAAATAATAGATCTAAGGAATATTGTGCATTGGAATTGTTTGATGGTTTAATGTACAGAAATATTAAAAGAGATAACTTAAATGAAGTAGAAAAAAAATATTTGAAAAATATTTTTATTACTTCATCTTTTTATGGAATAATTAATGTTTTAGATAATATTTCCCCACATAGATTGGATTTTTTAAACAATTTAGATGTTGAAGGTGAAAGTTTAAAAAAATTTTGGCAAAATGAATATGATGATGCTTTAAAAAATGAAGAAATTATTTTATCATTGTTATCTTCAGAATTTGAAGAAGTTTTTAGTAAAGAAATAAGAGAAAAAATGTATAAGGTAGTATTTAAAGATAATGGTAAAATTCATTCAACAATTTCTAAAAAAGCAAGAGGGATGTTTATTACTAAAATGATGGAAGAAAATATTCTAGATATAGAAGAAATTGAAAATATTGAATTTGAAGGATATAAATTGAAGGAAAAAAAAGAAAGATTATATATTTTTGAAAGATGA
- a CDS encoding inositol monophosphatase family protein, translating into MLSNELITKVIEIVVEAGNLIEGTEISNIYSKGDLVNVVTDVDIKSQNFLIKNLNPLIENAIFLAEEKENEILTDEYTWIIDPIDGTTNYTYSFKHSAVSVALLKNKEVILGVCYNPYLEEVFYAIKNNGSYLNGELLKIEDKKLEESLIMCGTSPYKKELADETFRVMKVLYLKGKDIRRSGSAVNDLCYLAAGRVDGFYEGELAIWDFSAAKLIIEEAGGVLEILNGKWGDKHSVKVIAGNKKNISEIKEIVLKNK; encoded by the coding sequence ATGTTAAGTAATGAATTAATTACAAAAGTTATAGAAATTGTAGTAGAAGCAGGGAATCTAATAGAAGGTACAGAAATTAGTAATATTTATTCTAAAGGTGATTTAGTAAATGTGGTAACTGATGTAGATATTAAAAGTCAAAATTTCTTAATAAAAAACTTGAATCCATTAATAGAAAATGCAATTTTTTTGGCAGAAGAAAAAGAAAATGAAATTCTAACTGATGAATATACATGGATAATAGATCCTATTGATGGTACTACAAATTACACATATTCATTTAAACACTCTGCAGTATCAGTGGCATTATTAAAAAATAAAGAAGTAATATTAGGTGTTTGCTATAATCCATATTTAGAAGAAGTGTTTTATGCAATAAAAAATAATGGTTCATATTTAAATGGAGAATTATTAAAAATAGAAGATAAAAAGTTAGAAGAAAGTTTGATAATGTGTGGAACTAGTCCATATAAAAAAGAATTAGCAGATGAAACTTTTAGAGTAATGAAAGTACTTTATTTAAAAGGTAAAGATATAAGAAGAAGTGGTTCGGCAGTAAATGATCTATGTTATTTAGCTGCAGGTAGAGTAGATGGATTTTATGAAGGTGAACTTGCTATATGGGATTTTTCTGCTGCAAAATTAATAATAGAAGAAGCAGGAGGGGTATTAGAGATATTAAATGGAAAATGGGGAGATAAACATTCGGTTAAAGTAATAGCTGGTAATAAAAAAAATATATCTGAAATTAAGGAAATAGTATTAAAAAATAAATAA